One Rhizoctonia solani chromosome 2, complete sequence DNA segment encodes these proteins:
- a CDS encoding cytokinesis protein sepH: protein MAAVALINSTHKMDGSSTRPLREQNVPPSSTQGKSFQKIRNIHESLRAGLAKRSSVDLRAEGEPTVKLSKAKQRDTDDGKRRLLGLGLRRTESKAGLGQGGARDSPLARGWTPFRAPTLRIATLSSPDLKNLANGADVTLSIDALVSAPKTKRPSSNTTTTLITGLAFTHTSSSSNVPSSSRPDVPPETRSRSTTVSTQTASSASVSRTTSPVRPPRHPPPLLPPTPNQEDEFVTSARPSNPSSPRSGLRSPTSPPITSRASSRGHQPHDSTGVSSPTVVPFWEEIRAAASFIVKELSRQPPQIKDKDWIEVEMRLRPLVRAERMWAPNGTGAAAGNQLGSPSSRGAERERRVFGDALRDGVVLCQFMNKLRPGIVSRVGYKEDGSRNIRNFLYATARYGADPSEMFQDEDLLESTPEAMGSVANALLYLAQLIEEERQSLVVIHDGGKAKSTLYVSASRIVSKTEPVQFDEKPGGMSQANGGRSPYGTLGRQMGVMSNPELASKARAISPTPSTKGRDKSPPPKISPPIPLGHRPSQHRHNGLTVRPNRTPAGSPIPSAPSSPKPAPLSRTASHSPRMTRVVIPESRRTSSPLLDRQRNEGRRSSNGARPLSNDSNAPPQPPSRSPDHMGSLSTFAKQRQSATSIVTNSSLMTESTAAFSSLLDFRSGGYGTMRTTTTEATSPSSGIPSFSRSEANEAAKAVMLADSPKAMRRRLSDIGNPYPDRSSPLSPSPEDLVPGSSPSHLSHLRLSRRDRRSSEAAVDLTRVNEESEEPSVQPSKLLARRRSKILDSDPSKRVARKWPEDFDSALEVDSNPIEELERELMGESNSSATHLEAKPPPVLAPIRIPSPRANVPSRYYPTNLDRHVRSCGIIPSPREGLLRANSRDASPAPTADSSGLGVGRPPMIRQPSSRNGKRAYVPKGSTPPSSEISERILGQRASPGAGPSPLSTGLPLVSPHVPFPRRASAEFNSGGASRLPTLPSSSETLREDAAEKDQAKDGQPAPEPRPQRPHVPRGRHQSEFDSQRKKLRPGSMDEIGVRRSRIESMFEGIPRRVLVVKEEGQPAIHYSLGDCIGKGQFGSVYRALNLTTGQMVAVKQLALDGLSAEEVKSLKKEVDLLKSLSHPSIVKYEGMAQDEEHLSIVLEYVENGSLGQTLKAFGKLNEKLVASYVIRILEGLHYLHQCSVVHCDLKAANILTTKNGNVKLSDFGVSLNLHAMEKVNEVAGTPNWMAPEVIELKGASTKSDIWSLGCVIVELLTGRPPYGDIPNGLTVMFRIVEDERPPIPEGFSPMLRNFLELCFNKDPDLRPSAAILFEHPWLKQKWGAYKELRPQDSIPFLRRVSADLQRSDAVRHLAASLDPTLYNGGALEDSHYLPLARPTIAIPHHSGANTPLEHHFSTNSFSKPMDCNICYEPVRKHALICDHCRIIVHLRCKAESSILACERRHGMRSPRYDGSTPHSPTSGVLSSSPPSHPETLLRASPSGYNKIVGNWKKRSSRAGSPEPGQTSNPANLTPGRTPSIAHSRDSEDRTKNRSSVGSTRRTSSLHSAATGVSALASAPEPVPLHVAAPQRLESKVRHQHRRQVSEAPSTRAPSEMTGTRSDVTDRRIRKRDSQNTKHQDGCVLQ from the exons ATGGCGGCTGTTGCTCTCATTAACAGCACCCACAAGATGGACGGTTCTTCCACCCGGCCGCTGAGGGAACAAAACGTCCCTCCATCATCGACACAAGGGAAATCCTTTCAAAAGATTCGTAATATCCATGAATCACTACGAGCGGGCCTTGCAAAACGCTCCAGCGTCGACCTGCGTGCCGAAGGCGAGCCGACGGTAAAGTTGTCCAAAGCCAAGCAAAGAGATACCGATGATGGAAAGCGGCGCTTGTTGGGTCTGGGACTGCGAAGGACCGAGAGCAAAGCAGGGCTGGGTCAGGGCGGCGCAAGGGACAGCCCACTGGCGCGAGGTTGGACACCATTCAGGGCTCCGACACTTCGTATCGCTACGCTCTCATCGCCAGATCTAAAAAACCTTGCCAATGGCGCTGACGTCACGTTATCCATCGACGCTCTCGTTTCAGCCCCCAAGACCAAGCGGCCGTCA TCGAACACAACGACAACCCTCATCACCGGTCTCGCATTCACCCACACCTCGTCGTCGTCCAACGTACCGTCATCTTCCAGACCCGATGTACCGCCAGAAACACGCTCCCGGTCAACGACCGTATCTACTCAAACCGCCAGCTCGGCTTCTGTATCTCGTACCACTAGCCCCGTTCGTCCTCCTAGGCACCCCCCTCCTCTCTTACCACCCACGCCCAATCAAGAAGACGAATTTGTGACAAGCGCTCGTCCGTCAAATCCCTCGTCTCCTCGCTCTGGCCTTCGTTCACCTACATCTCCCCCTATTACGTCACGAGCCTCGTCTCGTGGTCACCAACCGCATGATAGTACTGGTGTTTCCTCGCCCACAGTAGTTCCCTTTTGGGAAGAGATCCGAGCTGCTGCGTCCTTTATCGTCAAAGAGCTCTCCCGACAACCGCCACAAATAAAGGATAAAGACTGGATCGAAGTCGAAATGAGACTGAGACCGCTTGTGAGAGCGGAACGCATGTGGGCACCAAACGGAACGGGAGCAGCCGCGGGAAACCAACTTGGGTCTCCCTCGTCTCGAGGGGCAGAGCGAGAAAGAAGGGTGTTCGGAGACGCACTGCGGGATGGGGTGGTCCTCTGCCA ATTTATGAATAAACTGCGGCCGGGAATCGTCTCCAGAGTTGGATACAAAGAAGACGGGTCTCGAAATATTCGAAACTTTCTGTACGCTACAGCCCGGTATGGCGCTGATCCCAGCGAAATGTTTCAGGATGAGGACCTACTTGAAAGCACGCCGGAGGCAATGGGTAGCGTTGCGAATGCACTCCTGTATCTGGCACAGTTAATCGAGGAAGAGCGGCAAAGTTTGGTGGTTATCCATGATGGTGGGAAAGCCAAATCTACACTCTACGTCAGTGCTTCGCGCATCGTAAGCAAAACAGAGCCGGTGCAGTTTGACGAGAAGCCCGGCGGGATGTCCCAGGCAAACGGCGGAAGGAGCCCGTATGGGACACTTGGTCGGCAAATGGGCGTCATGTCGAATCCCGAATTGGCATCCAAAGCTCGAGCTATTAGTCCGACCCCCTCTACCAAAGGAAGAGACAAATCACCTCCCCCCAAGATCAGTCCGCCCATCCCTCTAGGCCATCGGCCGTCCCAGCACAGGCACAACGGTTTGACCGTCCGGCCCAATCGAACGCCAGCTGGATCCCCAATCCCGTCAGCCCCGTCGAGCCCCAAGCCTGCTCCACTTTCCCGGACAGCGAGCCATTCGCCGAGGATGACACGGGTTGTAATACCAGAATCTAGGAGAACCTCTAGTCCTCTTTTGGACAGACAGCGCAATGAAGGGCGCCGCTCGTCTAACGGGGCCCGACCACTCTCCAACGACTCTAATGCACCACcacaaccaccctctcgctCACCCGACCACATGGGCTCTCTGAGCACTTTTGCGAAACAACGCCAATCGGCGACCTCTATTGTCACCAACTCAAGTCTAATGACCGAATCGACTGCAGCCTTTTCGTCACTGCTCGACTTTCGTTCCGGTGGTTACGGCACGATGCGCACTACTACGACTGAAGCCACGTCACCTTCGTCAGGAATTCCCTCGTTCTCGCGGTCTGAAGCAAATGAGGCGGCCAAGGCCGTTATGCTGGCCGATTCACCCAAGGCGATGCGGAGACGTCTGTCTGATATTGGAAATCCTTACCCAGATCGATCTTCGCCCCTGTCTCCATCCCCAGAAGATCTCGTTCCTgggtcctctccttctcACTTAAGCCATTTACGCTTGAGTAGACGGGATCGCAGGTCATCCGAAGCAGCTGTTGATTTGACGCGGGTGAACGAGGAGTCTGAAGAACCCAGCGTACAACCATCCAAATTGCTGGCACGACGGCGCAGCAAGATCCTCGATAGCGATCCTAGCAAGCGTGTGGCAAGGAAATGGCCGGAAGACTTTGATAGCGCATTGGAAGTAGACTCGAATCCAATTGAAGAGTTGGAGCGAGAACTGATGGGCGAGAGCAATTCGTCCGCTACCCACCTTGAAGCGAAACCTCCTCCTGTCTTGGCTCCCATCCGTATTCCTTCGCCCAGAGCCAACGTTCCCAGCCGCTATTATCCGACGAACCTCGACCGTCACGTCCGATCTTG TGGAATCATACCTTCCCCTCGCGAAGGATTACTACGAGCGAACAGCCGCGATGCGAGCCCTGCTCCGACTGCAGACTCCTCAGGATTGGGAGTAGGCAGACCTCCGATGATCCGACAGCCGAGTAGTCGCAATGGCAAACGGGCCTACGTCCCCAAGGGGTCAACCCCTCCCAGCAGCGAGATATCGGAACGCATCCTTGGTCAGCGAGCGTCTCCAGGAGCTGGTCCTTCCCCTCTATCGACAGGCTTACCATTAGTATCGCCACATGTTCCTTTCCCTCGCAGAGCATCTGCCGAATTCAACTCTGGCGGGGCGTCCCGATTGCCGACATTGCCTTCGTCGTCAGAGACATTGCGTGAAGATGCTGCGGAGAAGGACCAGGCGAAGGATGGTCAGCCGGCTCCAGAACCACGGCCCCAGAGGCCTCACGTTCCCCGTGGGCGACACCAGTCCGAGTTCGACTCGCAGCGTAAAAAGCTTCGGCCCGGTTCCATGGATGAGATTGGGGTTAGGCGGTCGAGAATTGAGAGCATGTTTGAAGGC ATTCCACGTCGTGTGCTAGTCGTGAAAGAGGAAGGCCAGCCCGCTATCCACTAT TCGTTGGGAGATTGTATTGGAAAGGGACAATTCGGTTCCGTCTACCGTGCGTTGAACCTGACAACTGGCCAAATGGTAGCCGTCAAGCAGCTTGCGCTTGACGGCCTTAGTGCTGAGGAGGTCAAAAGCCTCAAGAAAGAAGTTGACTTGCTCAAGAGCCTATCTCACCCAAGCATTGTCAAGTATGAGGGGATGGCCCAAGATGAGGAGCATTTAAGCATAGTTCTCGA ATATGTTGAGAACGGGTCTCTTGGCCAGACCCTCAAGGCCTTTGGAAAGCTCAACGAGAAACTCGTAGCAAGCTACGTTATCCGCATTCTTGAGGGCTTGCATTACCTCCACCAATGCTCTGTTGTCCATTGCGACCTCAAGGCAGCCAATATTctcacaaccaagaatggaaaCGTTAAGCTTTCAGACTTCGGAGTATCCCTCAATCTCCACGCCATGGAAAAGGTTAATGAGGTGGCAGGTACACCCAACTGGA TGGCTCCCGAGGTTATCGAACTCAAGGGTGCTTCAACCAAGTCAGATATTTGGTCTCTGGGCTGCGTTATCGTTGAACTGTTAACTGGCCGCCCTCCGTATGGAGATATTCCTAATGGTTTAACTG TCATGTTTCGTATTGTGGAGGACGAACGTCCGCCTATCCCCGAAGGGTTTTCGCCCATGCTAAGAAACTTCCTTGAACTCTGCTTTAACAAGGACCCGGACCTTCGACCCAGCGCGGCTATTTTATTCGAGCATCCTTGGCTGAAACAGAAATGGGGCGCATATAAG GAGCTCCGTCCCCAGGACagtatcccattcttacGGAGGGTTAGTGCTGATTTGCAGAGATCCGACGCTGTACGCCACTTGGCAGCGTCATTGGATCCTACTTTATACAACGGTGGCGCACTTGAGGACTCCCATTATTTACCCCTTGCTCGGCCCACTATCGCCATCCCTCATCATTCGGGCGCAAATACCCCCCTCGAACACCACTTTTCCACCAATTCATTCAGCAAACCAATGGACTGCAACATCTGTTACGAGCCCGTTAGGAAACACGCTCTGATTTGTGATCACTGTCGAATCATAGTTCACCTTCGGTGCAAGGCCGAGAGCTCTATTCTCGCCTGTGAGCGGCGCCATGGAATGCGAAGTCCTCGTTATGACGGGTCAACGCCACATAGTCCGACATCAGGCGTCCTATCCTCGTCACCTCCAAGCCATCCGGAAACGCTTCTAAGAGCATCGCCGTCGGGATACAATAAGATTGTTGGGAATTGGAAGAAGCGATCCTCTCGTGCTGGGTCCCCTGAGCCCGGGCAGACCAGTAATCCCGCCAACCTCACACCTGGGAGGACTCCCTCGATCGCACATTCCAGGGATAGCGAAGATCGCACCAAGAATAGATCCAGCGTTGGAAGCACAAGACGAACATCAAGCCTTCACAGCGCGGCGACCGGGGTAAGCGCTTTGGCCAGTGCCCCCGAGCCAGTCCCTCTGCATGTCGCCGCTCCCCAGCGCCTCGAGTCCAAGGTTCGGCATCAACATCGACGACAAGTATCCGAAGCTCCAAGCACTCGTGCGCCATCAGAAATGACAGGAACAAGGTCAGATGTAACCGACCGCCGTATCCGGAAGCGAGATTCCCAGAATACAAAACATCAAGACGGATGTGTCTTGCAATAG